A portion of the Faecalibacterium sp. I3-3-89 genome contains these proteins:
- the argJ gene encoding bifunctional glutamate N-acetyltransferase/amino-acid acetyltransferase ArgJ, whose amino-acid sequence MQYKEVEGGICAPKGFAAAGVHCGIRANHSEKYDLALIKADVRCAAAGVYTTNKVCGAPIKVDRAHLTDGYAQAIVVNSGNANTCAANGVALAEECCELVGKALGIAAEDVLPSSTGVIGQPMVIDPFARGIPAAAAKLAADAQGSTDAATAIMTTDTHKKEYAIQFELGGKTCTVGAIGKGSGMIAPNMATMLAFYTTDAAVCPALLEKALKTVVPGTYNQMSVDLDTSTNDTLIIMASGLAGNPEITEENADYDAFVAALTAIAEHMCAEHAGDGEGATHLITCEITHAPDLKTARAVSRSVVCSNLFKAAVFGRDANWGRILCAIGYTPGDFSIDKVCVWLSSAAGEVYVCENAAYHPYSEEEAAKVLAEHDILVKVDMGTGDASAKAWGCDLTYDYVKINGDYRT is encoded by the coding sequence ATGCAGTATAAAGAAGTTGAGGGCGGCATCTGCGCGCCCAAAGGTTTTGCAGCGGCCGGTGTCCATTGCGGCATCCGGGCGAATCACAGTGAAAAATACGATCTGGCACTCATCAAGGCCGACGTCCGCTGCGCCGCAGCCGGTGTCTACACCACCAACAAGGTCTGCGGCGCACCCATCAAGGTGGACCGCGCCCACCTGACCGACGGCTATGCACAGGCCATCGTGGTCAACAGCGGCAACGCCAACACCTGCGCCGCCAACGGTGTGGCGCTGGCCGAGGAGTGTTGTGAGCTGGTGGGCAAGGCGCTGGGCATCGCCGCAGAGGACGTCCTGCCCTCCTCCACCGGCGTCATCGGCCAGCCTATGGTCATCGACCCCTTCGCCCGGGGAATCCCTGCCGCTGCGGCGAAGCTGGCGGCTGACGCACAGGGCAGCACCGACGCGGCAACAGCCATCATGACCACCGACACCCACAAGAAGGAGTATGCCATCCAGTTCGAGCTGGGCGGCAAGACCTGCACGGTGGGCGCGATCGGCAAGGGCAGCGGGATGATCGCCCCCAACATGGCGACCATGCTGGCCTTCTACACCACCGACGCCGCCGTCTGCCCCGCCCTTCTGGAAAAGGCCCTCAAGACGGTGGTGCCCGGCACCTACAATCAGATGAGCGTCGATCTGGACACCTCCACCAACGACACCCTTATTATCATGGCCTCCGGCCTCGCGGGCAACCCGGAGATCACCGAGGAGAACGCCGATTACGACGCCTTTGTGGCGGCGCTGACCGCCATCGCCGAGCATATGTGCGCCGAGCACGCCGGTGACGGTGAGGGTGCGACCCATCTCATCACCTGCGAAATCACCCACGCCCCCGACCTCAAAACGGCCCGCGCCGTCAGCCGCAGCGTGGTCTGCTCCAATCTCTTCAAGGCCGCAGTCTTTGGCCGCGACGCCAACTGGGGCCGCATCCTCTGCGCCATCGGCTACACGCCCGGCGACTTCTCCATCGACAAGGTCTGCGTCTGGCTGTCCAGCGCCGCCGGTGAGGTCTACGTCTGCGAGAACGCCGCCTACCACCCCTACAGCGAGGAGGAGGCCGCAAAAGTTCTGGCTGAGCATGACATCCTCGTGAAGGTGGATATGGGCACCGGCGACGCCTCGGCCAAGGCATGGGGCTGCGACCTGACCTACGACTACGTCAAGATCAACGGCGATTACCGCACCTGA
- the argB gene encoding acetylglutamate kinase: MKNEEMALLFSEATPYIQKYHGKTMVIKYGGNAMINETLKNAVMNDLVTLTLLGVRVVLVHGGGPAINEMLKKVGVESHFAGGLRVTDDATMEIVQQVLAGKVNKDLVAKLRGRGVGLCGMDGQMLRCTELDPQLGHVGEIIHVDPTLISNLLDSGYIPVIATVGMDDLGQAYNVNADTAAAQIAIALKAEKLVSMTDIAGLLRDKEDESTLIPEVEVSEIEGYKSAGIIAGGMIPKIGGMADAIYQGVHEAVIIDGRVPHSILLELFSDRGSGTRFYRRSHHE, encoded by the coding sequence ATGAAAAATGAAGAAATGGCCCTCCTGTTCTCGGAGGCGACCCCCTATATCCAGAAATACCACGGCAAGACCATGGTCATCAAGTACGGCGGCAACGCCATGATCAATGAGACGCTGAAGAACGCCGTCATGAACGACCTCGTCACCCTCACCCTGCTGGGCGTCCGGGTGGTGCTGGTGCACGGCGGCGGCCCGGCCATCAACGAGATGCTCAAGAAGGTGGGCGTCGAGAGCCACTTTGCAGGCGGTCTGCGCGTCACCGACGACGCAACGATGGAGATCGTCCAGCAGGTGCTGGCCGGCAAGGTGAACAAGGACCTCGTGGCAAAGCTGCGGGGCCGCGGCGTGGGCCTCTGCGGCATGGACGGCCAGATGCTTCGCTGCACCGAGCTGGACCCCCAGCTGGGCCATGTGGGCGAGATCATCCATGTGGACCCCACCCTGATCTCCAACCTGCTGGACAGCGGCTATATCCCCGTCATCGCAACGGTGGGTATGGATGACCTCGGGCAGGCCTACAACGTCAACGCAGACACGGCTGCTGCCCAGATCGCCATCGCCCTCAAGGCTGAGAAGCTCGTCTCCATGACCGACATCGCGGGCCTGCTGCGGGACAAGGAGGATGAGTCCACCCTCATCCCCGAGGTGGAGGTCTCCGAGATCGAGGGCTACAAGTCCGCCGGCATCATCGCGGGCGGCATGATCCCGAAGATCGGCGGCATGGCTGATGCCATCTATCAGGGCGTCCACGAGGCCGTCATCATCGATGGCCGTGTGCCCCACTCCATCCTGCTGGAGCTGTTTTCCGACCGCGGCTCCGGCACCCGCTTCTACCGCCGCAGCCATCACGAATAA
- a CDS encoding acetylornithine/succinylornithine family transaminase, which translates to MDSEKVIKRDGEYVLHTYGRNPIVLEKGHGLYAEGPEGQKYLDFTSGIGVNSLGYCDMTWAEAVSEQAHKLQHASNLYYTAPCGKLAKKLCKRTGMSKVFFGNSGAEANEGAIKAARKYSFDKYGADRYNVITLVNSFHGRTIATLTATGQGVFHNYFGPFNEGFQYVKAGDISALTEMVDRHTCAVMLELVQGEGGVVALDPEYVQAVRALCDEKDLVLIVDEVQTGVGRTGTFLCCEHYGLKPDIVTLAKGLGGGLPIGAVLMNEKVAAGMGPGTHGSTFGGNPVVCAGANVVVDRMDASFLANVNERAVQLRTGLEKLPRVKSLSGIGLMVGIEFLEGIKAADVLAACRAKGLLVLTAKTRLRLLPPLSLTAHDVEMALDILGSVLAGMDPSKTEGQA; encoded by the coding sequence ATGGATTCCGAAAAAGTCATCAAGCGGGACGGCGAATACGTCCTGCACACCTACGGACGCAACCCCATCGTCCTCGAGAAGGGCCACGGCCTCTACGCCGAAGGCCCTGAGGGACAGAAGTATCTCGACTTCACCAGCGGCATCGGCGTCAACAGTCTGGGCTACTGCGACATGACGTGGGCCGAGGCCGTCTCCGAGCAGGCCCATAAGCTGCAGCACGCCTCCAACCTCTACTATACCGCCCCCTGCGGCAAGCTGGCAAAAAAGCTCTGCAAGCGCACCGGGATGAGCAAGGTGTTCTTCGGCAATTCGGGCGCAGAGGCCAACGAGGGTGCCATCAAGGCCGCCCGCAAGTACAGCTTCGACAAGTACGGCGCCGACCGCTACAATGTCATCACGCTGGTCAACAGCTTCCACGGCCGCACCATCGCCACCCTGACCGCCACCGGACAGGGCGTGTTCCACAACTACTTCGGCCCCTTCAACGAGGGCTTCCAGTATGTCAAGGCGGGTGACATCAGCGCCTTGACCGAGATGGTGGACCGTCACACCTGTGCCGTCATGCTGGAGCTGGTGCAGGGCGAGGGCGGCGTCGTGGCCCTCGACCCGGAATATGTGCAGGCCGTCCGCGCCCTCTGCGACGAAAAGGACCTCGTCCTCATCGTGGACGAGGTGCAGACCGGCGTGGGCCGCACCGGCACCTTCCTGTGCTGTGAGCACTACGGCCTCAAGCCCGACATCGTTACGCTGGCCAAGGGTCTGGGCGGCGGCCTGCCCATCGGCGCAGTGCTGATGAATGAGAAAGTCGCTGCCGGGATGGGGCCGGGCACCCACGGCTCCACCTTCGGCGGAAACCCGGTGGTCTGCGCCGGTGCCAATGTGGTCGTGGACCGGATGGACGCCAGCTTCCTTGCCAACGTCAACGAGCGGGCCGTCCAGCTGCGCACCGGTCTGGAAAAGCTGCCCCGGGTCAAGAGCCTGTCGGGCATCGGCCTGATGGTCGGCATCGAGTTTCTCGAGGGCATCAAGGCCGCTGACGTGCTGGCCGCCTGCCGCGCGAAGGGTCTGCTGGTGCTGACGGCCAAGACCCGTCTCCGCCTGCTGCCGCCCCTGAGCCTCACCGCCCACGATGTGGAGATGGCGCTGGACATTCTGGGCAGCGTGCTGGCCGGGATGGACCCCAGCAAAACGGAGGGGCAGGCATGA
- the argF gene encoding ornithine carbamoyltransferase, with translation MKHLLKMSDLTPAEVAHILDVADELKARQKAGGTEPLLKGKSVALMFSKNSTRTRTSFEVGVYQLGGLGNYMNAATELQSGRGEPLKDTARVLGRYYDCVVWRTYRQRDLEEFAEYAGVPVINGLTDYAHPCQVLADLMTIRESRGPLAGQKLCFVGDGSNMANSLIVGGLLSGMKVDCVCPHGYRPAADVLMFAHRYGSAFRLLEDPAEGVRDADAVVTAIWNTAAPGTTESESRLRDFAGFQLTSTLLKAAKPDCMVLHCLPAHRGEEISTAVFEAHADEIFAEAENRLHVQKAVLAVLLAEK, from the coding sequence ATGAAGCATCTGCTGAAAATGAGCGACCTGACCCCAGCCGAGGTGGCCCACATCCTCGATGTGGCCGACGAGCTGAAGGCCCGACAGAAGGCCGGAGGCACGGAGCCTCTGCTGAAGGGCAAGAGCGTCGCACTGATGTTTTCGAAAAACTCCACCCGCACCCGCACCAGCTTTGAGGTGGGCGTCTACCAGCTGGGAGGCCTCGGCAACTACATGAACGCCGCCACCGAGCTGCAGTCCGGCCGGGGCGAGCCGCTGAAGGACACCGCCCGGGTGCTGGGCCGGTATTACGACTGTGTGGTCTGGCGCACCTACCGCCAGCGCGACCTTGAGGAGTTCGCAGAGTACGCGGGCGTGCCGGTCATCAACGGCCTCACCGACTATGCCCACCCCTGTCAGGTGCTGGCCGACCTCATGACCATCCGGGAGAGCCGCGGCCCGCTGGCGGGGCAGAAGCTCTGCTTTGTCGGCGACGGCAGCAATATGGCCAACAGCCTTATCGTGGGCGGTCTGCTGTCCGGCATGAAGGTGGACTGCGTCTGCCCCCACGGCTACCGCCCGGCGGCAGATGTGCTGATGTTTGCCCACAGGTATGGCAGTGCCTTCCGTCTGCTGGAAGACCCCGCCGAGGGCGTCCGGGACGCCGACGCGGTGGTGACGGCCATCTGGAACACCGCCGCCCCCGGGACCACCGAGAGCGAGAGCCGCCTGCGGGATTTCGCGGGCTTCCAGCTCACCAGCACCCTTCTGAAGGCGGCAAAGCCGGACTGCATGGTGCTCCACTGCCTGCCCGCCCACCGGGGCGAGGAGATCTCCACCGCCGTCTTCGAGGCCCACGCGGACGAGATCTTTGCCGAGGCGGAAAATCGGCTGCACGTCCAGAAGGCCGTGCTGGCCGTGCTGCTGGCAGAGAAATAA
- a CDS encoding Zn-dependent hydrolase, which yields MENYVSINSDRLWARLNEVGHIGSDPRGGISRFAWEPPYKEAVMLLIRWIKEAGLTARIDTVGNVFARLEGDDPHAPAVLSGSHFDTVPQGGCFDGLAGVMGALEALVAIKESGLPHKKPLEMVAFINEEASQFLGGTFGSKAICGMLPDDYAFHLRNRQTGQLLSDAMREFGMGLDPERLTESKIDPHAYCGFLEMHIEQGRYLLDADKPFSIVSCVAGIKQFYLHFHGTAAHAGGMAMSDRHDALAAAAAVISAVENLAKECSKDTRGTVGYISVLPCEHNIIPEDVTISVDFRETEDMKWEKLYTDLIEVTKQECAKRGLSWTVETTCDLRPAHCAPELIHILEEAAVGTGFEKDRMISFPAHDSMNMSRIMPMGMLFLRSSNGGLSHCPEEYTTRDDLVIGTQILTNALFIAANREN from the coding sequence ATGGAAAACTATGTCAGCATCAATTCGGATCGGTTGTGGGCGCGATTGAACGAGGTAGGGCATATTGGAAGTGATCCCAGAGGCGGAATCAGTCGTTTTGCTTGGGAACCCCCTTATAAGGAAGCCGTAATGCTCCTGATCCGGTGGATAAAGGAAGCGGGCCTGACGGCAAGGATCGATACCGTTGGAAATGTATTTGCCCGGCTGGAGGGCGATGATCCACATGCTCCGGCTGTGCTGAGCGGCTCTCATTTTGATACCGTACCTCAAGGAGGATGCTTTGATGGATTGGCTGGTGTAATGGGGGCATTGGAAGCGCTGGTTGCCATCAAAGAATCCGGACTTCCGCACAAAAAGCCTTTGGAAATGGTGGCCTTTATCAATGAAGAAGCCAGCCAATTTTTGGGCGGAACATTCGGAAGCAAGGCGATATGCGGGATGCTTCCGGACGACTACGCTTTTCATCTGCGCAATCGACAGACAGGTCAGCTTCTCAGCGATGCCATGAGAGAATTCGGGATGGGGTTGGATCCAGAAAGGTTAACAGAGAGTAAAATAGACCCCCACGCCTATTGTGGTTTTTTGGAAATGCATATAGAGCAGGGGCGGTATCTGTTGGACGCAGACAAACCCTTCTCCATTGTCAGCTGTGTTGCAGGCATTAAACAGTTTTATCTCCACTTTCATGGAACAGCAGCGCATGCCGGTGGAATGGCGATGTCGGATCGTCATGACGCTTTGGCCGCAGCGGCGGCAGTAATTTCCGCTGTGGAAAATCTGGCAAAGGAATGCAGCAAAGACACTAGAGGTACGGTTGGATATATTTCCGTGTTACCTTGTGAACACAATATTATCCCGGAGGACGTGACGATTTCCGTGGATTTCCGTGAAACGGAGGACATGAAGTGGGAAAAGCTCTATACGGATCTGATTGAGGTCACGAAGCAGGAATGCGCAAAACGGGGTCTATCTTGGACTGTGGAAACAACCTGCGACCTGAGACCGGCGCACTGCGCACCGGAACTGATCCATATTTTGGAAGAAGCAGCCGTCGGAACCGGATTTGAGAAAGACCGAATGATCAGCTTCCCCGCACATGACTCTATGAATATGTCGAGAATTATGCCGATGGGGATGCTGTTTTTGCGAAGCTCAAATGGCGGGCTCAGCCATTGCCCTGAGGAGTATACAACCCGTGATGATCTGGTCATTGGCACACAGATATTGACAAACGCTCTGTTTATCGCGGCCAACCGAGAGAACTGA
- a CDS encoding amidohydrolase family protein — translation MTADYLFIHAILITMRGNGVGILEDGAVAVTGNRISAVGATKEVLQDWSAHRVIDASGKVVMPGLIDAHIHTGDGLVRGVSQDLNNWMQHGLWPFEQELRKDVDAVCKGSLMNIVEALKAGTTTFCDFDTPMTQIVQNHVKVGTRARVAELISELPEENKTAVGELYTFDPAQGNRKFLRNLDLIQKWNDRENGRITCMLGPQGPDMCSKELLLEIQEAAFRLDTGIHMHVSQGDREINQMMKRYGKRSIPFLDEIGYLNHRLMAVHLTEATKEETQLLASKGAGMILCSGSIAIIDGIIPPAAEFLEVSDRLALGSDQAPGNNCNNMFNEMKFTAILNKCKFKDPSVFPAGKVLRMATIEAAKAIGLGNEIGSIDVGKKADLLMIDMTQPCLSPIILHPVRNVVPNLVYSAKGSEVELVMVDGNILIENFQVLTVDEKQVVRDAQAAAERVCKAAELPFSKIPESRLHRMMQNDEL, via the coding sequence ATGACAGCAGACTATTTGTTTATCCATGCGATTCTGATCACTATGCGTGGAAACGGCGTAGGTATTTTAGAAGATGGCGCTGTGGCTGTAACCGGAAACCGGATCAGCGCTGTCGGTGCTACGAAAGAGGTTCTTCAGGATTGGTCGGCGCATCGGGTGATTGACGCATCCGGAAAAGTGGTGATGCCCGGCCTCATCGATGCGCATATCCATACGGGAGATGGCTTGGTTCGCGGTGTGTCTCAGGATCTGAACAACTGGATGCAGCATGGGCTTTGGCCGTTTGAACAGGAATTGCGGAAGGATGTTGATGCAGTATGCAAAGGTTCCTTGATGAATATTGTAGAGGCACTCAAGGCGGGCACTACGACCTTCTGCGATTTTGATACTCCTATGACGCAGATCGTCCAAAACCATGTCAAGGTTGGAACACGAGCCAGAGTTGCCGAGCTTATCAGTGAGCTGCCAGAGGAAAATAAGACGGCTGTGGGTGAGCTGTACACCTTTGACCCGGCTCAGGGCAACCGAAAATTTCTCAGAAATCTGGATCTGATCCAGAAATGGAACGACCGTGAAAACGGCCGGATCACCTGTATGCTGGGACCGCAAGGCCCCGATATGTGCAGCAAGGAACTGCTTTTGGAGATACAAGAGGCTGCATTCAGGCTGGATACCGGTATCCACATGCATGTTTCTCAGGGTGATAGAGAGATCAACCAAATGATGAAGCGTTACGGAAAGCGTTCGATCCCTTTCCTGGACGAAATCGGATATCTGAATCACAGATTAATGGCAGTCCATCTGACAGAGGCAACCAAAGAGGAAACTCAGCTGCTTGCATCCAAGGGAGCAGGAATGATTTTATGCAGTGGGAGCATTGCAATTATTGATGGCATTATTCCACCGGCTGCAGAATTTTTGGAGGTCAGTGACAGATTGGCACTTGGTTCTGATCAAGCCCCCGGAAACAATTGCAATAATATGTTCAATGAAATGAAGTTTACGGCCATACTGAATAAGTGTAAGTTCAAAGATCCCTCGGTGTTCCCGGCAGGGAAGGTTTTGAGAATGGCGACCATTGAAGCAGCAAAGGCGATTGGTCTTGGAAACGAAATCGGTTCCATTGATGTCGGAAAAAAAGCAGACCTTCTGATGATCGATATGACTCAGCCGTGTCTGTCACCCATCATTCTCCACCCGGTACGCAATGTAGTTCCCAATTTGGTTTATTCTGCCAAGGGAAGTGAAGTGGAGCTGGTAATGGTAGACGGTAATATCCTTATTGAGAACTTCCAAGTCCTTACCGTAGACGAAAAGCAGGTCGTTCGGGATGCACAGGCGGCAGCGGAACGAGTCTGCAAAGCAGCAGAACTCCCTTTTTCTAAAATCCCCGAATCCAGACTGCACCGCATGATGCAGAATGATGAACTGTGA
- the allB gene encoding allantoinase AllB, with the protein MKYDLVIYNAKIVTEEEVFLGYICVSDGKIAAMGSDAPVYEAAQSLDAKGMLLLPGAIDTHPHFFEPGAEAREDLEHGTQAAASGGFTTVLDMPNTPEHPVLDLEAFALKQERAERKALIDYAFWGAATPKNIEQFVPLHKQGCVGFKAFTVYAGSNYPFSDEYSQLKEMEKVASFHGIFGAHAEDRTLVNGFSNEHKEEPWSLAVHDASRPWIAELTAINTLLLYAEKTGCKLHICHMSIPEGAERIASARRMGVDVTVETCAHYLTLNYQDQAYLGTFAMINPPLRSRDRMERLWKYVLDGTIDYLGTDHAPYLLSDKLPPDGDLRKAACGAPEIDVAIPLILEEGVRNRKMPLQRFAAFTSTNAAKRFGLYPRKGILAVGADADFYLVDMDTNWTYSRKNSFSVSKLDKFAHEGRTFHCRIVSTWVRGNAVYRDGVIKQKPGYGRMIRPEWDSQKEKG; encoded by the coding sequence ATGAAATATGATCTTGTCATTTACAATGCAAAAATTGTGACAGAGGAAGAGGTCTTTCTGGGATATATCTGTGTTTCTGACGGAAAAATTGCAGCCATGGGCTCCGATGCTCCGGTTTATGAGGCGGCACAGTCGCTGGACGCCAAAGGGATGCTGCTGCTTCCGGGAGCAATCGATACTCATCCGCATTTTTTTGAGCCCGGAGCAGAGGCGCGGGAGGATCTGGAACACGGAACCCAGGCCGCTGCCTCAGGCGGGTTTACGACGGTATTGGATATGCCTAACACCCCCGAACACCCTGTACTTGATTTGGAGGCATTTGCGCTAAAACAGGAAAGGGCTGAACGAAAGGCGTTGATCGATTATGCATTCTGGGGTGCCGCAACGCCGAAAAATATAGAGCAGTTTGTTCCGCTGCACAAGCAAGGATGTGTAGGTTTCAAGGCATTTACGGTTTACGCCGGTTCCAACTACCCCTTTTCTGATGAGTATAGCCAGCTGAAGGAGATGGAAAAAGTCGCATCCTTCCATGGTATTTTTGGGGCTCACGCTGAAGACCGGACACTGGTCAACGGTTTTTCAAATGAGCACAAGGAGGAGCCTTGGTCTCTGGCAGTTCACGATGCAAGCCGTCCCTGGATTGCGGAGCTGACCGCAATCAATACCTTGCTGCTTTATGCAGAAAAGACAGGATGCAAGCTGCATATCTGCCACATGTCCATTCCGGAAGGTGCTGAGCGAATCGCCTCTGCGCGCCGAATGGGCGTAGATGTGACTGTGGAAACCTGTGCTCACTATCTAACTCTGAATTATCAGGATCAGGCTTATCTGGGAACATTCGCTATGATCAATCCGCCTCTGAGAAGTCGAGACAGGATGGAACGCCTGTGGAAATATGTACTGGACGGAACCATCGACTACCTCGGAACAGATCACGCACCCTACCTGCTATCGGACAAGCTCCCACCGGATGGAGATTTGCGGAAGGCTGCCTGCGGTGCGCCCGAAATTGATGTTGCCATTCCTTTGATTCTGGAGGAAGGTGTCCGCAACAGAAAGATGCCGCTGCAGCGCTTTGCTGCATTTACATCAACAAATGCAGCAAAAAGATTTGGGTTGTATCCTCGAAAAGGTATTCTGGCTGTGGGGGCCGATGCGGACTTTTATTTGGTTGATATGGACACGAATTGGACCTATTCCCGCAAGAACAGCTTTTCTGTCAGTAAGCTCGATAAATTCGCGCACGAGGGCAGGACTTTTCACTGCCGAATCGTCTCCACATGGGTTCGGGGCAATGCGGTTTATCGCGATGGTGTTATCAAGCAGAAGCCCGGCTATGGTCGGATGATACGTCCTGAATGGGATTCCCAAAAGGAAAAGGGATAA
- a CDS encoding LacI family DNA-binding transcriptional regulator: protein MKRATSKDVAKLAGVSQTTVSFVMNNTPNVSLSEETRKKVLDAANQLQYIPNSFARGLKTSQSKLLGVFLPTMDNPYYPMLMQYIEKYTARLGYSVILCCTYRNPEREKAYLDLCEEKHMDGVIYLFTPNWMKRVVQLSHTIPVVLLSEKSDDIPLNTISLNGFRCGYLVAKYLLDLGHKSIAFLMSSVSSVSLTRTKRLEGIRSAIRDAGLPPETLQVFTAPLGDSGQSEAEAGYSIMEQLLKRKDITAVIGVNDLVAFGALSCVLNSEDKRVPQDVSICGFDNIYLTTMTRPKITTVSYCTEALCELAVDMVLKATGDSDVLKLASEPQLIVRESTGPAPGTSGQCVSS, encoded by the coding sequence ATGAAAAGAGCTACATCCAAGGATGTCGCCAAGCTTGCAGGCGTATCCCAAACAACCGTTTCCTTTGTAATGAACAATACCCCCAATGTGTCTTTATCCGAAGAGACCCGAAAAAAAGTGCTGGACGCAGCAAATCAACTTCAGTATATTCCAAATTCCTTTGCCAGAGGGCTTAAAACCAGCCAATCCAAGCTGTTGGGCGTATTTCTTCCAACGATGGACAATCCTTATTACCCCATGCTGATGCAGTATATCGAAAAATACACTGCCCGTCTTGGATACAGCGTGATCCTATGCTGTACTTACCGCAATCCGGAACGTGAAAAGGCCTATCTGGACTTGTGTGAGGAAAAGCACATGGATGGTGTCATCTATCTGTTTACCCCCAATTGGATGAAACGTGTTGTCCAGCTTTCGCATACCATCCCGGTAGTTCTACTAAGTGAGAAATCGGACGATATTCCGTTAAACACAATCAGCCTGAATGGGTTTCGATGTGGGTATCTGGTGGCAAAGTATCTTTTGGATCTGGGACACAAGAGTATCGCTTTCCTGATGAGCTCTGTTTCTTCGGTCTCCCTGACCCGTACGAAACGTCTGGAGGGTATCAGAAGTGCCATTCGCGATGCGGGTCTGCCGCCGGAAACGCTTCAGGTTTTTACTGCTCCGTTGGGCGATTCCGGGCAGTCCGAAGCGGAAGCCGGATATTCCATAATGGAGCAGCTGCTGAAACGTAAGGATATTACAGCTGTTATCGGCGTAAACGACCTTGTAGCATTCGGCGCGCTTTCCTGCGTCCTGAACAGTGAGGATAAGCGTGTCCCTCAGGACGTTTCGATCTGCGGCTTTGATAATATCTACCTGACTACTATGACTCGTCCCAAAATCACTACAGTATCTTATTGTACCGAGGCACTTTGTGAACTGGCTGTTGATATGGTGCTGAAGGCAACGGGTGATTCGGACGTTCTCAAACTTGCTAGCGAGCCGCAGCTGATTGTTCGGGAATCTACCGGCCCCGCGCCCGGTACGTCCGGCCAGTGCGTTTCCTCGTAA
- a CDS encoding SDR family NAD(P)-dependent oxidoreductase → MNLNNYVAVITGGASGIGEATVRLFIERGAKVVIVDLNEERGSALEAELGERAWFYKADVSDSAQVQAMFQAIEEKYGVVDVLYNNAAYSLSKTLWDTTEEDWDRVMRVNLKGYFLCAKYALPLMKKSSHGSIICTGSELGVVGCVESLAYNTSKGGVIQFAKSLALELAPFGIRVNVVCPSGTETPAFIKDMSRTGNYEAEVARLISSYPLKRLGQPIDMAYAVAFFASEESSFITGTHLMVDGGYTAQ, encoded by the coding sequence ATGAACCTGAACAATTACGTAGCAGTAATCACTGGTGGTGCCAGCGGCATCGGCGAAGCAACGGTACGGCTCTTTATCGAGCGCGGCGCCAAAGTGGTCATTGTTGATCTCAACGAGGAACGGGGCAGCGCCTTAGAAGCTGAGCTTGGAGAACGCGCTTGGTTCTACAAAGCAGATGTCAGCGATTCCGCGCAGGTGCAGGCGATGTTTCAGGCAATAGAGGAAAAGTATGGCGTGGTCGATGTGCTGTACAACAATGCCGCCTACTCTCTGAGCAAAACGCTTTGGGATACCACTGAAGAAGACTGGGATCGCGTAATGAGAGTCAACCTGAAGGGGTATTTCCTGTGTGCAAAATATGCCCTGCCTCTTATGAAAAAGAGCAGCCACGGCTCCATTATCTGCACCGGCAGTGAACTGGGCGTGGTTGGCTGCGTGGAGAGCCTCGCATACAATACCTCCAAGGGTGGGGTCATTCAATTTGCAAAGAGCCTGGCTTTGGAGCTGGCTCCCTTCGGTATCCGCGTCAACGTGGTCTGCCCCTCCGGCACGGAAACACCCGCATTTATCAAGGATATGTCCCGAACCGGCAATTATGAGGCGGAGGTTGCCCGTCTGATTTCCAGCTATCCCCTGAAACGCCTCGGTCAGCCCATCGATATGGCTTACGCTGTGGCATTCTTTGCAAGCGAGGAATCTTCTTTTATTACCGGAACCCATCTGATGGTCGATGGCGGCTACACCGCTCAATAA